One segment of Rosa chinensis cultivar Old Blush chromosome 6, RchiOBHm-V2, whole genome shotgun sequence DNA contains the following:
- the LOC112171584 gene encoding uncharacterized protein LOC112171584 translates to MEPDWASLPKHVLDSVLEKLVSLLDYLRFSIVCKSCIVDDKVFDLQISVPNKRYCGSSFGWLIAVEKNFAITLINPFLRVKGRRKKENSIIRLPSMRLPPSNFERRRWSRQCNHYVFKATMSADPIADAEDCIVVVIYREFCQMAFIRLGKAATWTYIDTGVDRLGTLIHEVTNVEDKFYAVDQKFRLLSFGVTAESNPNVEVVACMTRPPALSKRYLVYSIEKELLMVIRYVAYDGGKRSTVGFLVFELNFDKREWVAKDNLGDDVALFVGDSSSVTVPASKSGCLSNCIYFIHDNDGQGYDIDRRYHLDFGVYNVKSKSISQPYTSHAKSLVEMTDYEPVWVKPTLNL, encoded by the exons ATGGAGCCAG aTTGGGCAAGTTTACCCAAGCACGTTTTAGATTCAGTTTTAGAGAAGTTAGTGTCACTATTAGACTACTTGCGATTCAGCATTGTTTGTAAGTCATG CATCGTGGATGACAAGGTCTTTGATTTGCAAATAAGTGTGCCAAACAAGCGATATTGTGGCTCTTCCTTTGGATGGTTGATAGCTGTTGAGAAGAATTTTGCAATAACCCTAATCAATCCGTTTCTTAGGGTTAAAGGtaggaggaagaaagaaaactcaatcattCGGCTTCCTTCAATGCGGTTACCTCCAAGCAATTTTGAGAGGCGTAGATGGTCTAGACAATGTAACCATTATGTTTTCAAGGCCACTATGTCAGCAGACCCCATAGCAGATGCAGAGGATTGCATTGTGGTGGTCATATATAGGGAATTTTGTCAAATGGCTTTCATTAGGCTTGGTAAAGCCGCAACATGGACTTATATTGATACCGGTGTTGATAGACTGGGGACCTTAATTCATGAAGTCACTAATGTTGAAGATAAATTTTACGCTGTTGATCAGAAGTTTCGGCTTTTATCCTTTGGTGTCACTGCTGAGTCCAACCCAAATGTAGAAGTTGTTGCATGCATGACCCGACCACCTGCTCTGAGCAAGAGATATCTCGTATATTCAATTGAGAAAGAATTATTGATGGTTATTAGGTATGTGGCATATGATGGTGGAAAACGTTCGACGGTGGGATTCTTGGTTTTCGAATTGAATTTTGACAAGCGTGAATGGGTTGCCAAAGACAACTTAGGTGATGATGTTGCGCTCTTTGTGGGTGATAGTTCTTCTGTAACTGTGCCGGCTTCAAAATCAGGATGTCTATCAAATTGCATATACTTTATCCATGATAATGATGGTCAGGGCTATGATATTGATCGACGCTATCATTTAGATTTTGGTGTTTACAATGTCAAAAGTAAAAGCATTTCACAACCTTACACCTCGCATGCCAAGAGCCTCGTGGAAATGACTGATTATGAACCAGTTTGGGTCAAACCAACTTTAAATTtgtaa
- the LOC112169715 gene encoding apoptosis-enhancing nuclease, producing the protein MDSEPDLQKTPTARHKCPACYKQYKKKEHLIEHMKVAFHSAHDPSCGVCRKHCKSFESLREHLTGPLAKANCMKIFSEQGCDLCLKLFDSPASLSQHREMCLLSAPAPIGTVIIACAESQSYLNLCGENHFNNRAEAIAMDCEMVGGRSDGSLDLCARVCLTDEDENILFHTYVRPQISITNYRYEITGLTEDHLRNAMPLKEVHDKILKVLYNGESIGRSRLDGEKAKLLVGHDLEHDLDCMGMYYPEHLLRDTAKYHPLMKTNLVSHSLKYLTRTYLGYDIQSGMHDPYEDCVAVMRLYKRFRALDHQTEGIVASLATTYSNDIHGNFDSWTTEKLEKMTPDELYELSKPNYKCWCLDRR; encoded by the exons ATGGACTCCGAACCCGACTTGCAGAAAACCCCAACAGCCAG GCACAAATGTCCTGCCTGTTACAAGCAATATAAGAAGAAAGAACATCTCATTGAGCACATGAAGGTTGCTTTCCACTCAGCTCATGATCCTAGTTGTGGAGTGTGTAGAAAGCACTGCAAATCTTTTGAGTCATTGAGGGAACATCTTACTG GTCCATTGGCAAAAGCAAATTGCATGAAAATTTTCTCCGAACAAGGGTGTGATTTATGTTTGAAGCTCTTTGATAGCCCTGCTTCTCTTAGCCAGCATAGAGAAATGTGTCTCCTATCTGCACCTGCTCCTATT GGAACAGTGATAATTGCTTGTGCAGAATCTCAATCTTATTTGAACTTGTGTGGTGAAAACCACTTCAATAACCGTGCGGAAGCAATTGCTATGGATTGTGAAATGGTTGGCGGTAGAAGTGATGGATCACTGGACCTGTGTGCAAGGGTGTGCCTGACAGATGAAGACGAGAATATCCTATTCCACACCTATGTGCGGCCTCAAATTTCTATCACGAATTACAG ATATGAAATTACTGGGTTAACAGAAGATCATCTTAGAAATGCCATGCCACTCAAAGAAGTGCACGACAAAATCTTGAAAGTTTTGTACAATGGAGAGTCTATTGGGAGATCAAGGTTGGATGGGGAAAAGGCCAAGCTTCTTGTGGGGCATGATTTGGAGCATGATTTGGATTGCATGGGAATGTATTATCCTGAGCACCTGCTGAG GGATACTGCAAAGTACCATCCACTGATGAAAACAAATCTAGTCAGTCACTCACTTAAGTATCTCACCAGAACATATCTGGG GTATGATATCCAGTCTGGTATGCATGATCCCTATGAAGATTGTGTGGCTGTAATGAGACTGTACAAGAGATTTCGAGCCCTAGATCATCAGACAGAAGGCATTGTTGCATCACTTGCTACAACGTATTCAAATGACATCCATGGGAATTTTGATTCTTGGACAACTGAAAAACTTGAGAAGATGACACCTGATGAGCTTTATGAATTGTCAAAACCAAACTACAAGTGCTGGTGTCTGGATAGAAGGTAA